In the Scylla paramamosain isolate STU-SP2022 chromosome 14, ASM3559412v1, whole genome shotgun sequence genome, one interval contains:
- the LOC135107109 gene encoding uncharacterized protein LOC135107109, producing the protein MAVVNANYEFIMADIGTNGCVSDGGVIDNTEFGKRLKDEKLCIPHESDLHSEKRVFNYRLSRARRVAENAFGIMASRFRIFHTCINLKLTSIDKVVMACVVLHNYLRKACPSDCSPEDCFHREDTISKMILPGLTADPNYLAGLQHGQGSRNYPEIAKVVRDRFKDYFVNAGAVAWQKDFI; encoded by the exons ATGGCAGTTGTAAATGCGAACTACGAATTCATTATGGCAGACATTGGAACTAATGGTTGCGTATCAGATGGAGGAGTCATTGATAATACAGAATTTGGTAAGCGACTCAAAGATGAAAAGCTCTGCATCCCACATGAGTCA GACCTACATAGTGAGAAGCGAGTATTCAACTACAGGCTGTCAAGGGCACGGAGAGTGGCAGAAAATGCCTTCGGCATTATGGCTTCCCGGTTTAGAATTTTCCACACTTGTATAAATCTCAAATTGACAAGTATTGACAAAGTTGTCATGGCATGTGTTGTGCTACATAACTATTTGCGGAAAGCATGCCCTTCAGACTGTTCCCCAGAGGACTGCTTCCATAGGGAGGATACAATAAGCAAGATGATTTTGCCGGGCTTAACTGCAGATCCTAATTATTTAGCAGGTTTGCAACACGGTCAGGGATCACGAAACTATCCTGAAATTGCAAAGGTAGTAAGAGATAGATTTAAGGATTACTTTGTGAATGCCGGTGCAGTAGCATGGCAAAAAGACTTCatataa
- the LOC135106768 gene encoding uncharacterized protein LOC135106768, whose translation MAKQTPHEFLSEFIELYRSFLCLWKIKSHEYSDRNKKDLAYAELVKKYNEFDPLAERNTVVKKINSLQTVYNKEKAKVTTSMKSGAGSEEVYKPSLWYYDLLHFLYDQDSARSARSTMDDEDKRKENEDGFESQDVQQQDDPGETPHPSPALSESDSNEPGTSRTPTPKPIAPRPKRKQQLTLTDELIQLTGQHLKSLRPDDEFEAYGKYIAHKLRSLKGMQAVFARKLINDVIFQGEIEELDKDFKVTKIQCQTSLIRNDFQGLCPQQNSP comes from the exons ATGGCGAAGCAAACACCTCATGAGTTCTTAAGTGAATTCATTGAACTTTATCGGAGTTTTCTGTGTTTGTGGAAGATAAAGTCCCACGAATACTCTGATAGGAACAAAAAGGACCTGGCCTATGCAGAACTAGTGAAGAAATACAATGAGTTTGATCCTTTAGCTGAAAGAAACACTGttgtcaaaaaaataaattcactaCAGACTGTTTACAACAAAGAGAAGGCAAAAGTGACCACCTCGATGAAATCAGGCGCAGGGTCAGAGGAGGTATACAAGCCTAGTTTATGGTATTATGACCTGCTTCACTTCTTGTATGATCAAGACTCAGCAAGATCTGCTAGGAGTACAATGGATGATGAGgacaaacgaaaagaaaatgag GATGGTTTTGAATCTCAAGATGTACAACAACAGGATGATCCTGGCGAAACTCCTCATCCTTCACCGGCTTTGTCAGAGTCAGATTCTAATGAACCAGGTACATCACGAACCCCTACACCAAAACCAATAGCACCTCGCCCAAAACGGAAACAGCAGCTGACTCTAACAGATGAACTCATACAGCTAACGGGGCAACATTTAAAATCTCTTCGTCCTGATGACGAATTCGAGGCCTATGGAAAGTATATAGCTCATAAGCTACGCTCCCTTAAAGGTATGCAGGCTGTATTTGCTCGAAAACTAATTAATGACGTTATTTTTCAAGGGGAGATTGAGGAACTTGATAAGGACTTCAAAGTTACGAAAATTCAATGTCAAACATCATTAATTAGAAATGACTTCCAGGGACTATGCCCTCAACAAAATAGCCCTTAA